The sequence GGAGCGCACTGAAGGCACTGGAAGGCGATCCGGGCGAACTGGGCGAGCAGGCCATCATGCAGCTCATGGATGCCGTCGACGCCTATATCCCCGAGCCGGAGCGCGCCATTGACAAGCCGTTCCTGATGCCGGTCGAAGACGTCTTCTCCATCTCCGGTCGCGGCACCGTCGCCACTGGTCGTGTTGAGCGCGGGATCGTCAAGGTCGGCGAAGAAGTCGAGATCGTCGGCATCAAGACCACTGCCAAGACCACCGTCACCGGTGTTGAAATGTTCCGCAAGCTGCTCGACGAAGGCCGTGCCGGCGACAACATCGGCGCCCTCTTGCGCGGCGTCAAGCGTGAAGACATCGAGCGCGGCCAGGTGCTGGCCAAGCCGGGTTCAATCACCCCGCACACCAAGTTCAAGGCCGAGGCCTACGTTCTGACCAAGGAAGAAGGCGGCCGTCACACCCCGTTCTTCAACGGCTATCGTCCGCAGTTCTACTTCCGTACCACTGACGTGACCGGGATCGTCGAACTGGCAGCGGGCACCGAGATGGTCATGCCGGGCGACAACGTAGCCGTCACCATCAACCTGATCACGCCGATCGCCATGGACGAAGGACTCCGTTTCGCCATCCGCGAAGGCGGCCGTACGGTCGGCGCCGGCGTCGTCAGCGCCATTATCGAATAATCCGTCAGTAGAAGAGGAAACAATGCCAAGTCAGAAAATCAGAATACGACTCAAAGCGTATGACCACAAGCTCCTGGATCAGTCGGTCGGTGAAATCGTCGATACGGCAAAAAGAACTGGCGCACGCGTGGCTGGACCGATCCCGCTGCCGACCGTGATCAATAAATACTGCGTGCTTCGTGGC comes from Geobacter sp. and encodes:
- the tuf gene encoding elongation factor Tu, with protein sequence MAKAKFERTKPHVNIGTIGHVDHGKTTLTAAITKVLAAKGQAEFRAFDQIDNAPEERERGITIATAHVEYETDKRHYAHVDCPGHADYVKNMITGAAQMDGAILVVSAADGPMPQTREHILLARQVGVPYIVVFLNKADMVDDAELLELVELEIRELLSSYDFPGDDIPIIKGSALKALEGDPGELGEQAIMQLMDAVDAYIPEPERAIDKPFLMPVEDVFSISGRGTVATGRVERGIVKVGEEVEIVGIKTTAKTTVTGVEMFRKLLDEGRAGDNIGALLRGVKREDIERGQVLAKPGSITPHTKFKAEAYVLTKEEGGRHTPFFNGYRPQFYFRTTDVTGIVELAAGTEMVMPGDNVAVTINLITPIAMDEGLRFAIREGGRTVGAGVVSAIIE
- the rpsJ gene encoding 30S ribosomal protein S10, translated to MPSQKIRIRLKAYDHKLLDQSVGEIVDTAKRTGARVAGPIPLPTVINKYCVLRGPHVDKKSREQFEIRTHKRLIDILDPTQQTVDALMKLDLSAGVDVEIKL